The following is a genomic window from Miscanthus floridulus cultivar M001 chromosome 14, ASM1932011v1, whole genome shotgun sequence.
ACATGGAGGTTATTACTGAAGTATCTTCACTGACAATGGTTTTCGCTTGGTATTTTAAAAGAGTGGGCGAATAATGTGTTATCTTTTATAGGGAACTTAGAAATTGTCATTGATGCTTCAGCTTCGCATGCTCAGGCAAATGGTTTTGTCGGATGCGAGATGGTGAGTCCATGTAAGTTCTATGCTTTGGTTTTCGTGCTGAGAAGCTTGGCACCTCACAGTACGATATGCCTCATTATACTGCTTCCGATTTCTAATGATATGATGAATACATTCACGAAGAACTAGTACTTAGAATTACTTTTGCCCATGAAGCATTTCCATAAGATCCTGCTGAGGATACCCAATAAGAACCAGCACACTGTGCTGAATGTGGTATTTGCTTGATCTATATTTATCGTAAGCCCAGTGTAGAAGTTTCATGTGCCTGGCATTTACACAGATCTGTACGACACATTAGCAGCTTGTAGCTTGAAAATTACGTTTGCTTGCTCATAGAGGGTATGCGGAACGAAGTTAAAAGTTTGATAAGCATCCCTAGCGACACTTGTTTCAGGACGGAAAGAGTTTATATGGCAGTACTATGGAGCTGTGTTTACATATGAGCTGCTCCCCGTGTTGGTTCttcatattatattatattattatagAATTTATGTAGCGACTTCTAAGGACTTATTCTTCATACTATGGAGCAGATTCACCATTTTGGTTGAACTCCTGGGGGGTGCTCCAACTCAGGTTTGGAGTTGTTGAAAATTACCCACCACTGTCTCATTACGTAACATACTGGTTCGTTTCTATTTTCCTCCATTCGCGTTTTCTTCTCTTCCTCAGTTGTGATTGCTCGCCTCCACCGCCATGTGCAGGAGCACCACCTGGCCGTGCCCTGGCCACGGTCATTCGCCACAAGTGAGTTATAGGGCTCTCTGgcactccccaagcatggacactaagttcCAATGGTGCTAACCAACCCCTGTCAACTGGCCACCCATGGATTTGTAGAGGGGCAACAAATATGGCCGTTATGGCTAGCCTTGCTGCCCGAGCTGACGCCCCCCTGGCCTGGCGGTTCCACCACCAGGGCCGGTGGTCCAACTGTCTCTGGCCAATGGCTACTTCGCACGCGCCCAACGGTGACCTGTCATGCCAGGCCTGGAACTGGAACACAATAAATGGCAAATGAACTAGCAAGCTTCTCATTGATCATTATGGATGTATTTATACATGGGAAAGGACGTCAAGGACGTGTGCGCATGTGCGGcaaccactactacagaaattaactataggggcggctctagaggctttgtaggggcggctgcgccagccgcccctcccagggtgttcctacagaaggtgcctctgtaggggcggctggtgttttcagccacccctacagtgccctctgtaggggcggctggtgttttcagccgcccctacagtgccctctgtaggggcggctggtaatatcagccgcccctgtagtggacttctgtaagggcggttgtatcaccagccgcccctgtgtgtatttgtaagggcggttcaatcaagaaccgcccctacagtggattttccagcaaaaaaaataaataattcttgcttctgcagaAGCTCCAAACATTACTAACCAATGGTTCTTGCACTTTCATGTGGATAGGCAGTAAGGACTAGAAATTTCAGTATACAAGTTTATCCATGGGTGCCCTTTCACACTTCACGTTTCACATATTTGATTGGCCATATTTGCCATAAGTTGCAACATATATATCAGAAAATTATCTAACTGACAACAAGGATATAGTGCATTGCATTCGTAATCTGGCTCATACATCAGTTCTAAGTTGTATAATGCCATAATGGAAAACTTTACAAAAACAAACAACAGACACTATCAAACTAGCAAAAATCTGAATATCTGTAATGACTTTTACCAGATGGGAAATAGTAGGTTGGTTTGCCAACGTTGCAGCGAATTTCCTGACAAAATTGCAAGACATACTACTTCATTAACCTGATATATATGGTAATTTGATCTAGGATGGTAAGTAGTAACTAGTAGTGAGGTGTTAGCTTGCAAACCTGGTGACAGGATAGTGTCCGACAAAACCAGTGTGATCTTTAGTATTTACAGCAGCGGCTAGTTTCCTGAAGCAATGAAATCAAATCAATTAGAGATCCAGTTCGTGCAAGCTACAAGTGATTAACGAGTATTCAACTTTATGCAAGTAACGGTGGTAACTAGCACATAATGACAGATGGATTTTGACACCAGACTTAATGAAGAGTGAACACACGCCTAGCAGCACACAGATGAGACTTATGCCCCTTATAAAGGAGCTACTGTATAGTACATTGTTTCCCCTTTAAGAAAGTGAGGATTACCTTCGTAAAACCTGGGCTTGCAATTACAACACACTGGACTACTTCAAAATCAATGTGTTTCAGCAATGCCTTCAACCAAGTAGATGTAATGCATCGGTCAATTGTTGCCTGTATGCATGTTCACATTTGCATAACTTCGTGTGAATAGCTTACTTGCAAAACATGCTCAAAGATTGAAACGCATCACCCAGGTGTAGAAAGCAAAGGATTTATACAGGTGGTGCACAGACACTCTTAGTATGAGTGAACCAGAGTCTAGAAGTGCTAATTCTAAGAAATGAACTCTTATGTACTAGATAACAACATTGACATCTTAGACACAtaaaataaaacaattaaataaatATTAAAAATCAAATATTTGTTATTTTGTGATGGCGCAACAGTTCCACACACCTTCTTCCAATGAGGAATAGGTGGGCAAGTCCTTCTTGCATGAGAATAACTGCTAGATCAGCACTTGCAGCAGGATCTGCAATAGGTTTGGATAGACTCAATTAAAACACTATGTTTCGTATAGATAAACAACAGACAATGAGGCAATTCAGAAAAGCTAATCTCAGGAAATGGAGCCAAATAGTGGTTTATATCTTGGTCAAACTCACAAGATGGTAAAGCACAACAGGTATCATATGCACACCATGTTAAATTGTTAACACCAACTTATTTTAGAAATGGAAGAAGAGATTAATATTTGATTGAGCAGATAATCCATATATATACAAATGACGGGTCAGAATCACATACCACATGCTTGCTGGATGGTCTCAAGTGCCAACCAATCCCAAATTTCCTACATAAGATGCACAGGATTCATTGAAGAAAAAAGTAGCAACGAAAAAGATTGAAACGCATCACCCCGAGAAATATCAATTAATGCTCCAAAATTCCACTGCAATGCAGCATGATGAGCATAGTGGAGAGGATACTACTCTAACATCAATAGCAAAAAAGAGAAAAGCTGAAACATTCTGATTGCTTTCCGAAGTACAAAGTTATTATAAAAATTACAAGCAAACAAAAAACTGAAAAGAACATTAGGTTCATGGGCAGCAATCATCAAGCTCAGAAGATAGGGGACAAAACAATGCCACTATCATGCCTCAAACTGCAAGCTTTTAATTTGGTAGTAAATAAATGGAAACAATAAGCATAATCGGCATAGGAAACATTGCATAGGTAGCCAGAAGTCTCATGTCAAGCCATTCAAAAAATGTTGATGACTTTTGTATGCTTATTAGAATGTACAAGTGATGTGGCAGCTGATGGAGGTGCTTAGTTTTTCCTATTACAATAACAGGTTGGCCTTGCCACATAAGATACAGAAGAAGGGTTAAGCTTatatgaagaagaaaaaaaactgcACATGTTTGGACATCCTAAGAATATGGCAGGACCTATAATTTATATAGTAGAGTGTAGACAAACAGCTGCTAGTACATTATTACAAGGTATCCAAGCATTCAAAAGTTGTCCTAAATAATAAGGGATTCTAGATGAACCAACCCTCCAGCTCTAACGTGTGGAACTGGCCAATCTTCATTCAGGAAGAAAGAGATTAGCTTAACAAGGTTATTTACATCACATAGTAGTATTATTAAGTAAAAAAAAATCACTAACCTTCACATGATCATTCTTAGTGATATTTTTTCCACGCACACGTAAGACAGATCCCTCCTTGTCATAGTCTACAGACTTCATTACAAAACAAAGGACACACTCAGTTATCAACGTCGACAAGTGGTTAAGGTTTAATAGCATTGGAAAGGATAGGAAACAAAGCCAAAAGAAACAGAGAAAATAAAATCAACAGCTAGAAATATAACAGGTTTGTTTAACTAGATCCTCCTAAAAGTATTTGCTCAGTTTTGACAGAACTATCAGTCGCAGCATTTTTTTCCAGACCTTTTTCACACATGTCTGGAATAGAGATATCCTGAAGTCAGCAACAATTTTAACCCACAACTCCACAAAGTTGGCTAACTTAACAACCAACAATGATGGCTGTCAATTCACATGTCAAAGGATAATATATGGAATCATGGAGAAAGAAAGACAACACAGAAAGATGATGCACCACCTCAACTACAATTTCTAACTTAAGCTTCACACGCTCGGCATCACGTCCTCCAGATGCCACCTCTCTCAGCACTTTCCTggaaccagaagaagaacaatccctTAAAACTTCATAATAAGGGCATTCAAAATTTACATAGTATATGCACACATGCAAGAGAAAGCAATGGATCCCTAACTGTCACAGATTAACACAAATCGAAAAGCTTTGCAAAACTTCACTCCTTAAGCTGGAAAAACGGATAGCCTAAGTTGCAGCGGCTTTTCACATCCACAGGGGCACTAGTCAGCGTCTCAGCGAGGAGTACCTCATGGTGAAACGGCACAAGAGCTGAACCAATAAAAAAATGTACTCACCGAACGGTGACGGCCTGGAGGTTGTCACCGATAGCAATGAGGTTGTACGCGTGCCACAAGTCGTCCTCCTCCCCTGGCACCAACTGCGGACCACGACCGTAAGCCGAATCAGCAGCAATCAAGCAACCCACGGAACCCCAGCGGTTGGGTCAGTCCTAGCTCCAGCCCGCCAGAACAAGGCGAACCCAACAAGCAACCGGAGTGCTCGCACAGAGAGCACCGAGCGACATAGAGGGGAGGAGCGAGAGGTAAGAGGACCTTGACGGAGCCAGGCCCGTTGTGGACGAGGTTGCGGTGGACGAGCTTCATCGCTGCGGGCGAAGGGCAGAGGCCTCGCGCGCGGCTTTGCGTCGACGGCAGCGGGCGTGGCGGGGGTGAATCGCGGCGGAGCTACAGACCAACGCCGTCCCCTGGTACTAAGCACGCGGTCCCCCAGCGGCGCGCAGCGTCCAGATCCGGCGCGGCGCCTCGACGGATCCAGCCAAGGGAAGGAGTGTTCGGATCTAGGGTTGGGATGAAGGGGGGCACCTTGTGGTCGGCCTCCGAGGCGTATGCGAGGGGCGAGTGTgcgacggcgaggaggaggacggccGCGAGGAGGAGCACGTCGCGGCAGAGCATCTCGGCGGCGGCGAGATCTGCGCGGTGGGAGGCGGCCGCGAGCGTGCTGCGGGGGTGTCTCAGTCTCGAACGAGCACGAGCTGCCTAGCGTCCGCAGTGTAGAGATGCAGGGTCGGCTCATTGGGTGGGTCCTACAATGAATTATttatatataaataataaataataccatataaaattttataattatttttttatagatatatttacatatacaataactaaaacaactacaacagGTTAAAATTGTAAAATTGAATCTtcaaaaataggaaaaaattttaaattttaaaaaattaaaatcaaaactactaaaataattttgagacaccaaatgatcttaaatgaaaatttgataaacatcaaagttatagaggtcatgaagatctacaacttttattttggtcatcttgtcatttgataaaatttaaatatttcaaattttaaattttaaaaaataataagttcgaaccaaaatttgagacccaaaatgatttcaacataaaaagtgatgaataccaaagttgttcaactcattaatatctacaacttttattttagtcatcttattatttgacaaaatttgaacctttcaaatttaaaattttaaaaaatgataagttcgaaccaaaatttgagacccaaattgatttcaacataaaaagcgatgaataccgaagttgttcaactcatgaatatctataacttttattttggtcatttctttatttaactaattcttagcacacattgttcactaatcttacacatgtctcatatagtttataaaaccttatgagagatgtgtcacatttatgaacaatgtcgttaccactttatcatatgaagaaatgaccaatacaaaagttgtagatcttgatgagttattcaactttggtatttatcaccttttcagctgaaatcatttggaaaaccaaaatcttgtctgaagttgtattttttgaaattcaaattttaaattactcaaacttttcatatgtatatattgac
Proteins encoded in this region:
- the LOC136504234 gene encoding protein PELOTA 1-like produces the protein MKLVHRNLVHNGPGSVKLVPGEEDDLWHAYNLIAIGDNLQAVTVRKVLREVASGGRDAERVKLKLEIVVESVDYDKEGSVLRVRGKNITKNDHVKEIWDWLALETIQQACDPAASADLAVILMQEGLAHLFLIGRRKLAAAVNTKDHTGFVGHYPVTRKFAATLANQPTISHLVKVITDIQIFASLIVSVVCFCKVFHYGIIQLRTDV